The following coding sequences are from one Nilaparvata lugens isolate BPH chromosome 6, ASM1435652v1, whole genome shotgun sequence window:
- the LOC111044338 gene encoding beta-1,3-galactosyltransferase 5-like: MLEAHHHHQYQYRPLVICLLAGLSFITVCRLRMGTSVAAPDEAETWGGAMGRPEVVGPVVGPYQPLTASNVSTPMPFDVAEGGLGFADRSQLIDLGNFSFLMNDAAVNLCHPNATPPSLVTLVHSSPAHQHHRDAIRQVWGGKQMNVVFLVGEPSAAAVDNVTQLQQQLEAENELHGDLVQGSFQDTYRNLTYKHVMGLKWIAYHCPRARYVVKTDDDVFVNTRNLQRFLNDRLSPLGVRRLIMCQLWEGSLVKRSYRSKWRVSPEEYAGRTYPGYCPGWAVIYSPDVVQLLYREAQRTPFFWIDDVHVTGTLVAAANLTHTPLGAEPYLWTDDRDVMRRHHNSFLFYLMDQQQFKDLHDVQHSLPFS; the protein is encoded by the exons ATGCTGGAGGCACACCACCATCATCAATATCAGTACAG GCCGCTGGTAATCTGCCTGCTAGCGGGCCTGTCGTTCATCACGGTGTGTCGCCTGCGGATGGGCACGTCGGTTGCCGCCCCCGACGAGGCCGAGACGTGGGGCGGCGCCATGGGGCGGCCGGAGGTGGTTGGCCCCGTGGTCGGCCCCTATCAGCCGCTGACCGCCTCCAATGTGTCGACGCCGATGCCCTTCGACGTGGCCGAGGGAGGCCTCGGATTTGCCGACCGCAGTCAGCTGATCGACCTCGGCAACTTCAGCTTTCTGATGAACGACGCGGCGGTCAACCTGTGTCATCCGAATGCGACGCCGCCCTCGCTGGTCACCCTCGTGCACTCGTCGCCTGCTCACCAACATCATCGCGACGCCATAAGACAG GTGTGGGGCGGCAAGCAGATGAACGTGGTATTCCTGGTGGGTGAGCCGTCAGCTGCAGCTGTGGACAACGTGACGCAGCTACAGCAGCAGCTAGAGGCCGAGAACGAGCTGCACGGCGACCTGGTGCAGGGCTCCTTCCAGGACACCTATCGCAACCTCACCTACAAGCACGTCATGGGCCTCAAGTGGATCGCCTACCACTGTCCGCGCGCGCGCTACGTCGTCAAGACCGATGACGACGTATTTGTCAACACCAGGAACCTGCAGCGCTTTCTCAACGACCGGTTGTCACCGCTTGGG GTGCGTCGGCTGATAATGTGCCAGCTATGGGAGGGCAGCCTGGTGAAACGCTCGTACCGATCCAAATGGCGGGTGTCGCCCGAGGAGTACGCTGGCCGTACCTACCCCGGCTACTGCCCCGGCTGGGCGGTCATCTACTCGCCCGACGTCGTCCAGCTGCTCTACCGCGAGGCTCAGCGCACGCCCTTCTTCTGGATCGACGACGTACATGTCACTG GTACGCTAGTGGCAGCAGCCAACCTGACGCACACCCCTCTAGGCGCCGAGCCCTACCTGTGGACAGACGACCGTGACGTCATGCGACGCCACCACAACTCGTTCCTATTCTACCTGATGGACCAGCAGCAATTCAAAGACCTGCACGACGTTCAGCACTCGCTGCCCTTCAGTTAG